The Bradyrhizobium sp. B097 genome contains the following window.
CGTTTCTACACTGGTCGCGATCTCCAGCAAGCGCCGGTCGGCGTTCCTGCGGCCGATCAGCATAAGGCCCACAGGCAGGCCGTCGACCGGCAACGGCGTCGAGATCGACGGACAATCGAGCATGTTGGCGATGCGGGGATTGCGAAGCACCAGTCCGTTGAATTTATGGAACGCGCTATCCTCCTCTAGCGCCGACAGAAGCGGCGCGCGGATTGGCGTCGTAGGTAGAATGAAAACCTCATCATTGCTGAAGGATTGCTCAAAAGCCCGGACTGCGGCGTGCCGGAGCCGCAGCATGCGCACATAATCGACGGCGAGGATGCCGGCACCCGCTTCGATGCGAACCCGGGTTTTCGGATCGATCCCATCCAGCCGCGATAGCCCGAGACTGCGCAGCGTAGCGCCGACCTCGATCGACGGAAAAGTGCCGATCCTGTCGATCTCTGCAACGCGATCGAGAGCAGGGTCGATCGATCCATCCTCGATCTGCAGGCCACACGATCGAAGCCGCTCCAGGGCATTCTCAAACGCGTCAAGGACTTCCGGCTCGCAGCCGTCGAACAAGCGACCGCGCGCGACAGTGAGACGAAAGGTGTAGGGGGAGGCAGCTTGCGGCCGCGAGACCACATCGCCACCCGACAGCACCTGATCGGCAGCGAAACAGTCCGCGACGCTCGAGGCAATCGGCCC
Protein-coding sequences here:
- a CDS encoding amidase family protein, which produces MTSASDQPQPTAVGRLEAALALANSSGAENTFTALFPESARCEAEAADRRAVAGTRRGPLDGRIVSVKALFDVAGTVTSSGSAVLRALSPAAEDALAVKRLRAAGAVIIGKTQMTEFAFSALGTNPNDGVPGNPRDRRRAPGGSSSGAVVSVIDGMAEIAIGSDTGGSIRIPAALSGATGFKPTSGFVPTAGAFSLSSSLDTIGPIASSVADCFAADQVLSGGDVVSRPQAASPYTFRLTVARGRLFDGCEPEVLDAFENALERLRSCGLQIEDGSIDPALDRVAEIDRIGTFPSIEVGATLRSLGLSRLDGIDPKTRVRIEAGAGILAVDYVRMLRLRHAAVRAFEQSFSNDEVFILPTTPIRAPLLSALEEDSAFHKFNGLVLRNPRIANMLDCPSISTPLPVDGLPVGLMLIGRRNADRRLLEIATSVETMLRGHSHAV